The Streptomonospora litoralis genome window below encodes:
- the gatA gene encoding Asp-tRNA(Asn)/Glu-tRNA(Gln) amidotransferase subunit GatA, giving the protein MSAAELGAAIHAKDTTSVEATGAYLDRIAEVEGDVHAYLHTDREAALGQARAVDERIAAGEDPGPLAGVPVAHKDVFTTVDMPTTAASKILADWRPPYDATVTARLRQAGMVILGKTNMDEFAMGSSTENSAFQTTRNPWDLSRIPGGSSGGSSAAVAAFEAPLATGTDTGGSIRQPAAVCGLVGAKPTYGGSSRYGLIAFASSLDTPGPIARSVQDAALLHEAFSGHDPRDSTSVDAPVPPVVEAARRGDVAGLRIGVVRELDGEGYQAGVRQRFQETVELLESLGAKVVEVSCPSFDAALSAYYLIAPSECSSNLARFDAMRYGLRVGDDGTRSAEEVMSLTRAEGFGPEVKRRIILGTYALSSGYYDAYYGSAQQVRTLIKRDFDAAFENVDVLISPTTPTTAFPVGERTGDPMAMYLADLCTIPTNLAGNAALSVPCGLAPEDGLPVGLQIMAPVMADDRTYRVGAAVEAALNERNGGPLLAKSAFAV; this is encoded by the coding sequence ATGAGCGCCGCCGAGCTGGGCGCGGCCATCCACGCGAAAGACACCACCTCGGTCGAGGCCACCGGCGCCTACCTGGACCGCATCGCCGAGGTCGAGGGCGACGTGCACGCGTATCTGCACACCGACCGCGAGGCCGCGCTGGGCCAGGCGCGCGCCGTCGACGAGCGCATCGCGGCCGGGGAGGACCCCGGACCGCTGGCCGGCGTTCCGGTGGCGCACAAGGACGTCTTCACCACTGTGGACATGCCCACCACCGCAGCCTCGAAGATCCTCGCCGACTGGCGGCCGCCGTATGACGCCACCGTCACCGCACGGCTGCGCCAGGCCGGCATGGTGATCCTGGGCAAGACCAACATGGACGAGTTCGCCATGGGTTCCTCCACGGAGAACTCGGCCTTCCAGACGACGCGCAACCCCTGGGACCTCTCCCGCATCCCCGGCGGTTCCTCCGGCGGCTCATCGGCGGCGGTGGCGGCGTTCGAGGCGCCGCTGGCCACCGGCACCGACACCGGCGGCTCCATCCGCCAGCCCGCCGCGGTCTGCGGCCTGGTCGGCGCCAAGCCCACCTACGGCGGCTCCTCGCGCTACGGCCTGATCGCCTTCGCCTCGTCGCTGGACACCCCGGGCCCCATCGCGCGCAGCGTGCAGGACGCGGCGCTGCTGCACGAGGCGTTCTCCGGCCACGACCCGCGCGACTCCACCTCGGTGGACGCCCCGGTGCCGCCGGTGGTCGAGGCGGCCCGGCGCGGCGACGTCGCGGGCCTGCGCATCGGCGTCGTCCGCGAGCTGGACGGCGAGGGCTACCAGGCGGGTGTGCGGCAGCGCTTCCAGGAGACGGTGGAGCTGTTGGAGTCCCTGGGCGCCAAGGTGGTCGAGGTCTCCTGCCCGAGCTTCGACGCGGCGCTGTCCGCCTACTACCTGATCGCACCCAGCGAGTGCTCCTCGAACCTGGCCCGCTTCGACGCGATGCGCTACGGGCTGCGTGTGGGCGACGACGGCACCCGCAGCGCCGAGGAGGTCATGTCGCTGACCCGCGCCGAGGGTTTCGGGCCCGAGGTCAAGCGGCGCATCATCCTGGGCACCTACGCCCTCTCCAGCGGCTACTACGACGCCTACTACGGCTCGGCCCAGCAGGTCCGCACGCTCATCAAGCGCGACTTCGACGCCGCGTTCGAGAACGTCGACGTCCTGATCTCGCCTACCACGCCCACGACGGCGTTCCCCGTCGGCGAGCGCACCGGCGATCCGATGGCGATGTACCTGGCCGACCTGTGCACGATCCCGACGAACCTGGCCGGCAACGCGGCCCTGTCGGTGCCGTGCGGCCTGGCGCCGGAGGACGGCCTGCCGGTGGGGCTGCAGATCATGGCCCCGGTGATGGCCGACGACCGCACCTATCGGGTGGGCGCGGCCGTGGAGGCGGCGCTGAACGAACGCAACGGCGGCCCTCTGCTGGCGAAGAGCGCGTTCGCGGTGTAG
- a CDS encoding putative bifunctional diguanylate cyclase/phosphodiesterase translates to MKADSRIWLGAIVALALVYALGALVSVGEVSLTAWLGSWPPAVAAAAAAGSLLYAARRRAATTADSEANADGADGAAALRFLGLAALAWSAGAFVYAVTGLLSTTAAVSLSFGDLFSLVALPLFVLGFTRFAPLPRGFRPVIRHMTDSYVCAAALFSIVWLLLFAPLYSALGEDGEFLAFALVYPVADIVVLCLLAPLVFTSPHSTRRAVLLAIGAFVIICGADLIGAVTRLTGVLPAGGIEYPVRFLGFALLGSLPWLIRDRASARPRRITGRGLYRFAPEIAACGALFVAAVVLTIGALRVDNLAPVLPLAAGSAVIVLLVRMSGLLEENATLSRMVHTREQHFHELAKNSGDVILLLDFDARIFYVSPGAAEAFGYRLDDLLTEPVTAIVHPEDLPQVSAAMAAFDRSGGEGIHLRLRVRAGDGTWRHTESTASLYEQPGEPDRLLVTTRDISAQVALEDQVNHLTFHDGITGLPNRAYLEERAREVLVRRERGQYRGEIAAIFLDLDGFTAVNDSAGHTFGDYLLAQAGRRLRATTDSGFTLARWGGDEFAVLIEYSANAQQVVDFAERLVRAVSAEPFQVADREVVLSASAGVAFAESGMESGELLRNADMAMARAKENGGGGRLEIYAAHMHAKVVGRLELQTELRQALANGDFVLEYQPVVDLESSQVTAVEALVRWQRGDERVLPEGFIGPAEESGLITPLGEWILREACEKVALWRASDWDIALSVNLSVKQILAPRFVETVAGALADSGLPAEVLTMEVDEEVLLEDQGEAVERLAELRRLGVRLAIDDFGLGYASLAHLRELRVDTIKIDPSFIRDLGTDGTVTLLTHTIIRLGQDLGVQVVAEGIERSEQLEQLRSMGCGYGQGFLVARPMVAEGVEALVGGEAGIPL, encoded by the coding sequence ATGAAGGCCGACTCGCGCATCTGGCTGGGAGCCATCGTCGCCCTCGCGCTGGTCTACGCGCTCGGCGCGCTCGTCAGCGTCGGCGAGGTCAGCCTGACGGCCTGGCTCGGCTCCTGGCCGCCCGCCGTGGCCGCGGCCGCCGCGGCCGGGTCGCTGCTGTACGCCGCGCGCCGCCGGGCCGCCACGACCGCCGACAGCGAGGCCAACGCCGACGGCGCCGACGGCGCGGCCGCGCTGCGCTTCCTCGGCCTGGCGGCGCTCGCCTGGAGCGCCGGCGCCTTCGTCTACGCCGTCACCGGGCTGCTCAGCACCACTGCCGCGGTCTCGCTGAGCTTCGGCGACCTGTTCTCGCTCGTGGCGCTGCCGCTGTTCGTCCTCGGTTTCACCCGGTTCGCGCCGCTGCCGCGGGGGTTCCGGCCGGTGATCCGGCACATGACGGACAGCTACGTGTGCGCGGCCGCCCTTTTCTCGATCGTGTGGCTGCTGCTGTTCGCGCCGCTCTACAGCGCACTGGGCGAGGACGGGGAGTTCCTCGCGTTCGCGCTGGTCTACCCGGTCGCCGACATCGTCGTGCTGTGCCTGCTGGCGCCTCTGGTGTTCACCTCGCCGCACAGCACGCGCCGCGCGGTGCTGCTGGCCATCGGCGCGTTCGTGATCATCTGCGGCGCCGACCTGATCGGCGCGGTGACCCGGCTGACCGGGGTGCTGCCGGCGGGCGGAATCGAGTACCCGGTGCGCTTCCTCGGCTTCGCGCTGCTGGGCAGCCTGCCGTGGCTGATCCGCGACCGGGCGAGCGCCCGCCCGCGCCGGATCACCGGACGCGGCCTCTACCGTTTCGCCCCGGAGATCGCCGCCTGCGGCGCGCTGTTCGTCGCCGCGGTGGTGCTGACCATCGGGGCGCTGCGCGTCGACAATCTCGCGCCCGTCCTGCCGCTCGCGGCGGGCTCCGCGGTGATCGTGCTGCTGGTGCGGATGAGCGGTCTGCTGGAGGAGAACGCGACCCTCTCCCGCATGGTGCACACGCGGGAGCAGCACTTCCACGAGCTGGCCAAGAACAGCGGCGACGTCATCCTCCTCCTCGACTTCGACGCCCGCATCTTCTATGTCAGCCCCGGCGCAGCAGAGGCGTTCGGCTACCGGCTCGACGACCTGCTCACCGAGCCGGTCACCGCCATCGTGCATCCCGAGGACCTGCCCCAGGTCTCCGCGGCCATGGCGGCGTTCGACCGCAGCGGCGGCGAGGGCATCCACCTGCGGCTGCGGGTGCGCGCCGGCGACGGCACCTGGCGCCACACGGAGTCCACCGCCTCGCTGTACGAGCAGCCCGGCGAGCCGGACCGGCTGCTGGTGACCACACGCGACATCAGTGCCCAGGTGGCGCTGGAGGACCAGGTCAACCACCTCACCTTCCACGACGGGATCACCGGTCTGCCCAACCGCGCCTACCTGGAGGAGCGGGCGCGCGAAGTGCTGGTGCGCCGCGAGCGCGGCCAGTACCGGGGCGAGATCGCCGCGATCTTTCTGGACCTGGACGGGTTCACGGCGGTCAACGACTCCGCAGGGCACACCTTCGGCGACTACCTGCTGGCCCAGGCGGGCCGTCGCCTGCGCGCCACCACCGACTCCGGCTTCACCCTGGCGCGGTGGGGCGGCGACGAGTTCGCCGTGCTGATCGAGTACAGCGCCAACGCCCAGCAGGTGGTCGACTTCGCCGAGCGGCTGGTGCGGGCGGTCAGCGCCGAGCCGTTCCAGGTCGCCGACCGCGAGGTGGTGCTTTCCGCCAGCGCGGGCGTGGCGTTCGCCGAGTCGGGCATGGAAAGCGGCGAGCTGCTGCGCAACGCCGATATGGCCATGGCCCGCGCCAAGGAGAACGGCGGAGGCGGGCGGCTGGAGATCTACGCGGCGCACATGCACGCCAAGGTCGTGGGCCGACTGGAGCTGCAGACCGAGCTGCGCCAGGCGCTGGCCAACGGTGACTTCGTGCTGGAGTACCAGCCGGTCGTGGATCTGGAGAGCTCGCAGGTGACCGCGGTCGAGGCGCTGGTGCGCTGGCAGCGCGGCGACGAGCGGGTGCTGCCGGAGGGCTTCATCGGCCCGGCAGAGGAGTCGGGTCTGATCACGCCGCTGGGGGAGTGGATCCTGCGCGAGGCGTGCGAGAAGGTCGCGCTGTGGCGCGCATCCGACTGGGACATCGCGCTGTCGGTGAACCTCTCGGTCAAGCAGATCCTGGCGCCGCGGTTCGTCGAGACGGTGGCGGGTGCGTTGGCCGACAGCGGGCTGCCCGCCGAGGTGCTGACCATGGAGGTCGACGAGGAGGTCCTGCTGGAGGACCAGGGCGAGGCCGTGGAACGGCTGGCCGAGCTGCGCCGATTGGGCGTGCGGCTGGCCATCGACGACTTCGGACTGGGCTACGCCTCGCTGGCCCACTTGCGCGAACTGCGCGTGGACACCATAAAGATCGATCCGTCGTTCATCCGCGACCTCGGCACGGACGGCACCGTCACGCTGCTGACCCACACCATCATCCGGCTCGGCCAGGACCTGGGTGTGCAGGTGGTGGCCGAGGGCATCGAGCGCTCCGAGCAGCTCGAACAGCTGCGCTCGATGGGCTGCGGCTACGGCCAGGGCTTCCTGGTCGCCCGCCCGATGGTGGCCGAAGGCGTGGAGGCCCTGGTCGGCGGGGAGGCGGGGATTCCGCTGTAG
- the gatB gene encoding Asp-tRNA(Asn)/Glu-tRNA(Gln) amidotransferase subunit GatB, whose amino-acid sequence MVGAVTSSPAKSGDGPAPVAFDDAMRSYEPVLGLETHVELGTASKMFCSCATAFGADPNTQVCPVCLALPGSLPVVNGTAVESAIRLGLALNCSVASWCRFARKNYYYPDMPKNYQISQYDEPLCTDGYLDVTVDTPEGARVVRVEIERVHMEEDTGKTAHMGGATGRIHGAEYSIVDYNRAGIPLLEIVTKPIEHTGDLAPQVARAYATELRDLVRSLGISDVRMEEGSLRCDVNVSLMPRGAAEWGTRSETKNVNSLRSVERAVRSEIERQAGVLGAGERVVQETRHFQENTGSSVSGRSKEEAQDYRYFPDPDLVPVAPGAEWVEELRAGLPELPAAKRARVKAEWGLSDEELRDLVNAEAIDLVAATVEAGASPDDARKWWLNELSRRATESDVELAALAITPEQVARVAALVSEGTLTHKLARQVVEGVLAGEGGPDDVVEARGLKVVSDDSALGAAVDQAIADNPDAADKVRGGKVAAAGALVGAVMKATRGQADAGRARELILERLGAQ is encoded by the coding sequence ATGGTTGGCGCGGTAACGAGTAGCCCTGCCAAGAGCGGTGACGGTCCGGCCCCCGTGGCCTTCGACGACGCCATGCGCTCCTATGAGCCGGTGCTCGGGCTTGAGACCCATGTCGAGCTCGGCACGGCCTCGAAGATGTTCTGCTCCTGCGCCACGGCCTTCGGCGCCGACCCCAACACCCAGGTGTGCCCGGTGTGCCTGGCCCTGCCGGGCTCGCTGCCGGTGGTCAACGGGACGGCGGTGGAGAGCGCGATCCGGCTCGGGCTGGCGCTGAACTGCTCGGTGGCCTCGTGGTGCCGCTTCGCGCGGAAGAACTACTACTACCCCGACATGCCGAAGAACTACCAGATCTCGCAGTACGACGAGCCGCTGTGCACCGACGGCTACCTGGACGTGACCGTCGACACCCCCGAGGGTGCACGCGTGGTCCGCGTGGAGATCGAGCGCGTGCACATGGAGGAGGACACCGGCAAGACCGCGCACATGGGCGGCGCCACCGGACGCATCCACGGTGCCGAGTACTCCATCGTCGACTACAACCGCGCCGGCATCCCGCTGCTGGAGATCGTGACCAAGCCGATCGAGCACACCGGCGACCTGGCGCCGCAGGTCGCCCGCGCATACGCCACCGAACTGCGCGACCTGGTGCGCTCGCTGGGGATCTCCGACGTGCGCATGGAGGAGGGGTCGCTGCGCTGCGACGTCAACGTCTCCTTGATGCCGCGCGGCGCCGCCGAGTGGGGCACCCGCAGCGAGACCAAGAACGTGAACTCGCTGCGCTCGGTGGAGCGCGCCGTCCGCTCGGAGATCGAGCGCCAGGCCGGCGTGCTCGGCGCCGGGGAGCGCGTGGTGCAGGAGACCCGGCACTTCCAGGAGAACACCGGTTCCTCGGTCTCGGGCCGCAGCAAGGAGGAGGCCCAGGACTACCGGTACTTCCCCGACCCCGACCTGGTTCCGGTGGCGCCCGGCGCCGAGTGGGTCGAGGAGCTGCGGGCCGGGCTGCCCGAGCTGCCCGCGGCCAAGCGCGCCCGGGTCAAGGCCGAGTGGGGGCTCTCCGACGAGGAGCTGCGCGATCTCGTCAACGCCGAGGCCATCGACCTGGTCGCCGCAACGGTCGAGGCGGGGGCCTCGCCGGACGACGCCCGCAAGTGGTGGCTCAACGAGCTTTCGCGCCGCGCCACCGAGTCCGATGTCGAACTCGCGGCGCTGGCGATCACGCCTGAGCAGGTGGCCCGCGTGGCGGCGCTGGTGTCCGAAGGGACGCTCACCCACAAGCTGGCGCGCCAGGTCGTCGAGGGTGTGCTGGCCGGCGAGGGAGGCCCCGACGACGTCGTGGAGGCGCGCGGGCTGAAAGTCGTCAGCGACGACTCGGCGCTGGGTGCGGCCGTCGACCAGGCCATCGCCGACAACCCCGACGCGGCCGACAAGGTCCGCGGGGGCAAGGTGGCGGCGGCGGGCGCCCTGGTCGGCGCGGTGATGAAGGCCACCCGCGGACAGGCCGACGCCGGCCGCGCCCGCGAACTGATCCTGGAGCGCCTCGGCGCCCAGTGA
- a CDS encoding acetolactate synthase large subunit, which yields MTEQMTGAQSLIRSLEHAGVDVVFGIPGGAILPAYDPLYDSANVRHILMRHEQGAGHAAEGYAYATGRPGVCMATSGPGATNLVTPLTDAHMDSVPMVAITGQVATPLIGTDGFQEADICGITMPITKHNYLVKDADDIPATIAEAFHIASSGRPGPVLVDIAKDALQASTAFSWPQRLDMPGYRPVTKPHGKQIREAARMISEARRPVFYVGGGVLRSGAAQELRVLAELTGVPVTTTLMARGVFPDSHPQNLGMPGMHGTVAAVGSLQKADLIVALGARFDDRVTGRLDSFAPGAKVVHADIDPAEISKNRHADVPIVGDCREVIADLVVAVRNDQAAGRQGDYAAWWAQLDRLREVYPLGYEEAGDGSLSPQKVIQRLGEIVGSDATYVAGVGQHQMWAAQFIGYKKPGGFVNSGGLGTMGFSVPAALGAKVGDPDRTVWAVDGDGCFQMTNQELATAAIEGIPIKVAVVNNGNLGMVRQWQTLYYEGRYSNTDLRTAPRDREVRVPDFVRLAEAYGCVGLRCERAEDIDATVEKAMAVDDAPVVVDFSVNHDAMVWPMVGPGTSNDNIQYARDMAPDWEDED from the coding sequence ATGACCGAGCAGATGACCGGAGCCCAATCGCTCATCAGGTCACTGGAGCATGCCGGTGTCGACGTTGTTTTCGGGATCCCCGGCGGGGCGATCCTCCCCGCCTACGATCCCCTCTACGACTCGGCCAACGTGCGGCACATCCTGATGCGCCACGAGCAGGGGGCGGGGCACGCGGCCGAGGGCTACGCCTACGCCACCGGGCGCCCCGGCGTCTGCATGGCCACCAGCGGTCCCGGCGCCACCAACCTCGTCACCCCGCTCACCGACGCCCACATGGACTCGGTGCCGATGGTCGCCATCACCGGGCAGGTGGCCACCCCGCTGATCGGCACGGACGGCTTCCAGGAAGCCGACATCTGCGGCATCACGATGCCCATCACCAAGCACAACTACCTCGTCAAGGACGCCGACGACATCCCGGCCACCATCGCCGAGGCGTTCCACATCGCATCGTCGGGGCGCCCCGGCCCCGTGCTCGTCGACATCGCCAAGGACGCGCTGCAGGCGAGTACCGCCTTCAGCTGGCCCCAGCGCCTCGACATGCCCGGCTACCGCCCCGTGACCAAGCCGCACGGCAAGCAGATCCGCGAGGCCGCGCGGATGATCTCCGAGGCGCGCCGGCCCGTGTTCTACGTCGGCGGCGGCGTGCTGCGCTCGGGCGCCGCCCAAGAGTTGCGGGTGCTGGCCGAGCTGACGGGGGTGCCGGTCACCACCACGCTGATGGCGCGGGGGGTCTTCCCCGACAGCCATCCGCAGAACCTGGGCATGCCGGGGATGCACGGCACCGTCGCCGCGGTGGGCTCGCTGCAGAAGGCCGACCTGATCGTGGCCCTGGGCGCGCGCTTCGACGACCGGGTCACCGGCAGGCTCGACAGCTTCGCCCCCGGCGCCAAGGTCGTCCACGCCGACATCGACCCCGCCGAGATCTCCAAGAACCGCCACGCCGACGTGCCCATCGTCGGCGACTGCCGCGAGGTCATCGCCGACCTGGTCGTGGCCGTCCGCAACGACCAGGCGGCCGGCCGCCAGGGCGACTACGCCGCGTGGTGGGCCCAGCTGGACCGGTTGCGCGAGGTCTACCCGCTGGGCTACGAGGAGGCCGGCGACGGCTCCCTGTCGCCGCAGAAGGTCATCCAGCGCCTGGGCGAGATCGTCGGGTCCGACGCCACCTACGTCGCGGGCGTCGGCCAGCACCAGATGTGGGCCGCCCAGTTCATCGGCTACAAGAAGCCCGGCGGCTTCGTCAACTCCGGCGGCCTGGGCACCATGGGGTTCTCCGTGCCCGCCGCGCTGGGCGCGAAGGTCGGCGACCCCGACCGCACGGTGTGGGCCGTCGACGGCGACGGCTGCTTCCAGATGACCAACCAGGAGCTGGCGACGGCCGCCATCGAGGGAATTCCGATCAAGGTCGCCGTCGTCAACAACGGCAACCTCGGCATGGTGCGGCAGTGGCAGACCCTCTATTACGAGGGGCGCTACTCCAACACCGACCTGCGGACCGCCCCGCGCGACCGCGAAGTCCGCGTTCCCGACTTCGTGCGCCTCGCCGAGGCCTACGGTTGTGTGGGGCTGCGCTGCGAACGGGCCGAGGACATCGACGCCACCGTCGAGAAGGCGATGGCGGTCGACGACGCGCCGGTGGTCGTGGACTTCTCCGTCAACCACGACGCGATGGTCTGGCCCATGGTCGGACCCGGCACCAGCAACGACAACATCCAGTACGCGCGCGACATGGCGCCGGACTGGGAGGACGAGGACTAG
- a CDS encoding thioester domain-containing protein, with protein MSHPLPDTRRSRAVTKLAATAAAATLAVGLSAAPAAAEGAVGKDVGTTLFNLELEDGTVLKTYCIDFETPIRGGAEYQEDDWANYPGKGEFSAPAKVHWVLQHSYPSVDIASLAEQSKVSGLDKKDAVAGTQAAIWHFSNGIKLKKHGNDSEVKALYDYLVENAVEEPQSEEPEISLSITPAKAEGEAGKTVGPFLLESSSETVSVKLSGPEGIKLVDSEGNELSEVASGTEFGVMIPEGTAPGQAEISASVSSTELHMGRLFKGTGKTPTQTLITAETSTISSEAAAKVTWTEGAKPSPSPSPSDTPSPTPSETPDDTPSPSPSETPDTKPTPSETPSTPPSAGDDDEGLPVTGAALGGLVAAAVAALGAGAGVMYLSRKRRSSSVS; from the coding sequence ATGAGTCACCCCCTGCCCGACACGCGCCGCAGTCGCGCGGTCACGAAGCTCGCTGCCACCGCTGCGGCCGCCACCCTCGCCGTCGGGCTCTCCGCCGCCCCGGCCGCCGCTGAAGGGGCCGTCGGCAAGGATGTCGGCACGACGCTGTTCAACCTGGAGCTCGAAGACGGCACGGTCCTCAAGACCTACTGCATCGACTTCGAGACCCCGATCCGCGGCGGTGCCGAGTACCAGGAAGACGACTGGGCGAACTACCCCGGCAAGGGCGAGTTCTCCGCACCGGCCAAGGTGCACTGGGTCCTCCAGCACAGCTACCCCTCGGTCGACATCGCCAGCCTCGCGGAGCAGAGCAAGGTCTCCGGGCTGGACAAGAAGGACGCCGTCGCCGGCACCCAGGCCGCCATCTGGCACTTCAGCAACGGCATCAAGCTCAAGAAGCACGGCAACGACAGCGAGGTGAAGGCGCTTTACGACTACCTCGTCGAGAACGCCGTCGAGGAGCCGCAGAGCGAGGAGCCCGAGATCTCGCTCAGCATCACCCCGGCCAAGGCCGAGGGCGAGGCGGGCAAGACCGTGGGCCCGTTCCTGCTGGAGTCCAGCTCCGAGACCGTCTCGGTGAAGCTCTCCGGCCCCGAGGGCATCAAGCTCGTCGACTCCGAGGGCAACGAGCTCTCCGAGGTCGCCAGCGGCACCGAGTTCGGCGTGATGATCCCCGAGGGCACCGCCCCGGGCCAGGCTGAGATCTCCGCCTCCGTCTCCTCCACCGAGCTGCACATGGGCCGCCTGTTCAAGGGCACGGGCAAGACGCCGACCCAGACCCTCATCACCGCCGAGACCAGCACCATCTCCTCGGAGGCCGCCGCCAAGGTCACCTGGACCGAGGGCGCCAAGCCCAGCCCGAGCCCCTCGCCGAGCGACACCCCGAGCCCGACGCCGAGCGAGACCCCGGACGACACCCCGAGCCCCTCGCCCAGCGAGACCCCTGACACCAAGCCCACCCCGAGCGAGACCCCGTCGACCCCGCCGTCCGCGGGTGACGACGACGAGGGCCTGCCGGTCACCGGTGCCGCCCTCGGCGGCCTGGTCGCCGCAGCGGTCGCCGCTCTGGGCGCCGGTGCGGGTGTCATGTACCTGAGCCGCAAGCGCCGCAGCTCCTCCGTGAGCTAA
- the ilvN gene encoding acetolactate synthase small subunit: MSQHTLSVLVEDTPGILARTSALFSRRGFNIHSLSVSTTEYEGLSRMTIVVNCDRHPLEQVTKQLNKLVNVIKIVEMDNDASVRRELLLAKVKADTANRAAVIQTAELFRADIVDVGPDAVVIEATGKPEKLDALVRNLEPFGIKELVKSGLVALGRGPRSITDRSLRAVERSA; encoded by the coding sequence ATGAGCCAGCACACCCTTTCCGTCCTCGTGGAAGACACCCCCGGCATACTCGCCCGGACATCGGCGCTGTTCTCGCGGCGCGGGTTCAACATCCACTCGCTCAGCGTCAGCACCACCGAGTACGAGGGCCTTTCCCGCATGACGATCGTGGTCAACTGCGACCGCCACCCCTTGGAGCAGGTGACCAAGCAGCTCAACAAGCTGGTCAACGTCATCAAGATCGTCGAGATGGACAACGACGCCTCGGTCCGCAGGGAGCTCCTGCTGGCCAAGGTCAAAGCCGACACCGCCAACCGGGCCGCCGTCATCCAGACGGCCGAGCTCTTCCGGGCCGACATCGTCGACGTCGGCCCCGATGCCGTGGTGATCGAGGCCACCGGAAAGCCCGAGAAGCTCGACGCGCTGGTGCGCAACCTCGAACCGTTCGGCATCAAGGAACTGGTGAAGTCGGGCCTGGTCGCGCTGGGCCGCGGCCCCCGGTCCATCACCGACCGCTCACTGCGCGCGGTAGAGCGCAGCGCGTGA
- a CDS encoding thioester domain-containing protein: MSGFARRCLAAAAALAIAAGVPLPASAESITRVAPDPAPGATVRLADGSAAETSLYRLMAGEDVAVDAYCADISTSVNPRAAYTEAEWDGSGVPRSAPAASAAVSWITGHSYPEVGLKTLRTLSGATALDREQAIAATQAAVWHHTNGVNLARGTGRQAGNAASTLDLYDYLLAGAEENGGAEPGATLALAPARVEGADPAAAIGPLTVETTSSGPVAVWVRGAPNGRITDGEGGAVELVRDGEEFFLRLPPETPAGVATVYARVTDAEVRPGRLYAGKDGVRTQPLVAADHVVTSATAVAKVDWVPEAPAAEADPRPEPPESARPPAQPDERDQAPSAAPSARPTAEASSPSPEEVVVAEDRRPDEHLAQTGTWLGTLLILGLALVAVGAAVLYLARRRRSL, translated from the coding sequence ATGTCCGGATTCGCACGGCGGTGCCTCGCGGCGGCGGCCGCGCTCGCCATCGCGGCCGGAGTGCCGCTGCCGGCGTCCGCCGAGAGCATCACCCGCGTCGCCCCCGACCCCGCACCCGGCGCCACCGTCCGGCTGGCGGACGGCAGCGCCGCCGAGACCTCCCTGTACCGGCTGATGGCGGGCGAGGACGTCGCGGTGGACGCCTACTGCGCGGACATCAGCACCAGCGTCAACCCGCGCGCCGCCTACACGGAGGCGGAGTGGGACGGCAGCGGTGTGCCGCGGTCCGCCCCCGCCGCCTCCGCCGCCGTCAGCTGGATCACCGGCCACTCCTACCCGGAGGTCGGCCTCAAGACGCTGCGCACGCTCAGCGGCGCGACCGCGCTCGATCGGGAGCAGGCGATCGCGGCGACGCAGGCGGCGGTCTGGCACCACACCAACGGCGTGAACCTGGCCCGGGGCACCGGACGGCAGGCCGGCAACGCGGCGTCCACGCTGGACCTCTACGACTATCTGCTGGCCGGTGCCGAGGAGAACGGCGGCGCCGAGCCGGGGGCCACGCTGGCGCTGGCCCCGGCGCGTGTCGAGGGCGCCGACCCCGCAGCGGCGATCGGCCCGCTAACCGTGGAGACGACTTCCTCGGGCCCGGTGGCCGTGTGGGTGCGCGGCGCGCCGAACGGCCGGATCACCGACGGCGAGGGCGGCGCCGTCGAGCTGGTCCGCGACGGCGAGGAGTTCTTCCTGCGTCTGCCGCCGGAGACACCCGCCGGGGTGGCCACCGTCTACGCCCGCGTGACCGACGCCGAAGTGCGGCCCGGGCGGCTGTACGCGGGCAAGGACGGCGTGCGCACCCAGCCGCTGGTCGCGGCCGACCACGTGGTCACCTCGGCGACCGCTGTGGCGAAGGTCGACTGGGTGCCCGAGGCCCCCGCGGCGGAGGCCGACCCGCGGCCCGAACCCCCCGAGTCCGCCCGACCGCCGGCGCAGCCCGACGAGCGGGACCAGGCGCCGTCCGCAGCGCCGTCCGCCCGACCGACCGCGGAGGCGTCCAGTCCCTCCCCCGAGGAGGTCGTCGTCGCCGAGGACCGCCGACCCGACGAGCACCTGGCGCAGACCGGAACCTGGTTGGGGACACTCCTCATTCTGGGCTTGGCCCTCGTGGCTGTGGGAGCGGCGGTACTGTACCTCGCCCGGCGCCGCCGCTCACTGTGA